A genomic stretch from Chitinophagaceae bacterium includes:
- a CDS encoding polyphosphate kinase, whose protein sequence is MAPVKLSTISTRAPKGQDKEKIKTKTEKILIELDELQNLLIAENKHALLVIIQGMDASGKDGALRNVFGSLNPLGVGVKSYKAPTAEELSHDFLWRVHENAPAKGMIKIFNRSHYEDILITRVHGWCDDETAVQRMKAINDFEELLVNHNSTQILKFYLHISPEEQQERLKERTHDPKKMWKYNEKDFDEAKLWKKYMGYYQECFNTCNKVPWHIVPSDQNWYKEHVIATTVYDTLKKLKMQYPGLKK, encoded by the coding sequence ATGGCACCAGTAAAATTATCCACTATCAGTACCCGGGCACCAAAGGGTCAGGACAAAGAAAAAATAAAAACCAAAACCGAAAAGATTCTGATTGAGCTGGATGAGTTACAGAACCTGCTGATTGCTGAAAATAAACATGCTCTGTTAGTTATTATTCAGGGTATGGATGCAAGTGGAAAGGATGGTGCACTGCGTAATGTATTTGGCTCCCTCAATCCATTGGGAGTTGGTGTAAAATCCTATAAAGCTCCAACTGCAGAAGAACTGTCGCATGATTTTTTATGGCGTGTGCATGAAAATGCTCCTGCAAAAGGAATGATCAAAATTTTCAACCGAAGCCATTATGAAGATATACTGATTACCAGGGTGCATGGCTGGTGCGATGATGAAACTGCAGTGCAAAGGATGAAGGCCATTAACGATTTTGAGGAATTACTTGTAAATCATAACAGCACACAGATACTTAAATTTTACCTGCACATTTCACCTGAAGAACAACAGGAGCGTTTGAAAGAACGTACACATGATCCTAAAAAAATGTGGAAATACAATGAAAAAGATTTTGATGAAGCAAAACTGTGGAAGAAGTACATGGGATACTACCAGGAATGCTTTAACACCTGTAATAAAGTGCCATGGCATATTGTTCCAAGCGATCAGAACTGGTATAAAGAACATGTAATTGCCACAACAGTGTATGATACGCTTAAGAAGCTGAAGATGCAGTATCCGGGGTTGAAAAAATAA
- the mscL gene encoding large conductance mechanosensitive channel protein MscL, whose product MGMLKEFKDFAMKGNVVDLAIAVIIGGAFGKIVNSLIEDIITPLLLKPVLEAAGAANIETWAPGGMLLGKFISAIISFIVIAFVLFLIIKGMNAASKKKEEAPAATPEDIVLLREIRDALKK is encoded by the coding sequence ATGGGAATGCTTAAAGAATTCAAAGACTTTGCAATGAAAGGCAATGTGGTCGACCTGGCCATAGCTGTTATCATTGGCGGTGCTTTTGGAAAAATTGTTAACTCTTTAATTGAAGACATTATCACCCCGTTATTACTGAAACCTGTATTGGAAGCCGCCGGAGCCGCAAACATTGAAACATGGGCACCGGGAGGCATGCTGTTAGGTAAGTTCATTTCAGCCATCATTTCATTTATTGTAATAGCCTTTGTATTATTCCTGATTATTAAAGGAATGAATGCTGCCAGTAAAAAGAAAGAAGAAGCACCTGCTGCAACGCCGGAAGATATTGTTCTGCTGCGTGAAATTCGGGATGCACTGAAAAAATAA
- a CDS encoding DUF3078 domain-containing protein: MIKKIFLTAIITVAAAGLYAQDQQVQKLKNEAKREIKKDEKQKEGWTKGGVFNLNLSQGASRNWAAGAEKASFSINALANTFAYYKKGKNSWDNTLNMQYGIVNATSIGTRKNDDRIDLLTRYGYQLKNPKWYVSALGNLRTQFTDGFDYSTTPGKTQNSGFFAPAYLLLSPGLLFKPNTTFDVFVSPVTARWIIVNDANATLRPLYNIPLNKSSVNEIGAFLTANLKKDLAKNINLVSRLDLFSNYRNNPQNVDVFWTNVIGMKVNKYIGITYGFDLIYDHDVKNVKTGGLMGTQLKSLLGVGFTATF, encoded by the coding sequence ATGATTAAAAAAATCTTTCTTACAGCAATCATCACCGTTGCTGCTGCCGGTTTGTATGCCCAGGATCAGCAGGTACAAAAATTAAAAAACGAAGCCAAGCGGGAAATTAAAAAAGATGAAAAGCAAAAAGAAGGCTGGACAAAAGGTGGTGTGTTTAACCTTAACCTCAGCCAGGGAGCCAGTCGTAACTGGGCGGCGGGGGCAGAAAAAGCATCGTTTTCCATTAATGCTCTGGCGAATACATTTGCTTATTATAAAAAGGGGAAGAATTCATGGGATAATACCCTCAATATGCAGTATGGGATTGTGAATGCAACGAGTATAGGAACAAGAAAAAATGATGACCGTATTGATCTGCTTACACGCTATGGCTATCAGCTAAAGAACCCAAAGTGGTACGTTTCTGCATTGGGGAATCTGCGTACGCAATTTACTGATGGATTTGATTATTCAACAACTCCAGGTAAAACACAAAACTCCGGATTCTTTGCTCCTGCATATTTGTTGTTATCTCCCGGTTTATTGTTTAAACCAAATACAACATTTGATGTGTTTGTTTCACCTGTTACAGCAAGGTGGATTATTGTAAATGATGCCAACGCCACTCTGAGGCCGCTGTACAATATTCCGCTCAATAAATCCAGTGTAAATGAAATCGGTGCTTTTTTAACAGCCAATCTTAAAAAGGATCTGGCAAAGAACATCAACCTGGTGAGCAGGCTTGATCTGTTCAGTAATTACCGGAATAATCCGCAGAACGTAGACGTTTTCTGGACAAACGTGATTGGAATGAAAGTGAATAAATACATCGGAATTACCTACGGTTTTGATCTGATTTATGATCATGACGTAAAAAATGTAAAAACCGGGGGGCTGATGGGCACTCAGCTCAAATCTTTATTGGGAGTAGGCTTTACGGCAACTTTTTAG
- a CDS encoding segregation/condensation protein A has protein sequence MQTESYQIKLPQFEGPFDLLLFFIERDELDIYNIPITNIIKDFLAFIHKSEQLNIELSSEFILFISTLMRIKAKMLLPRKEIDDQGNEIDPRQELVDKILEYKRFKEASLQMAEMEGLRMLMLKRGNIASELSSIGEETGEGTEIQTITMFKLMKTFERVMKKHHERFNKPVHTVVQYNYTMEGSREYMFNMVKQEKIMPFEKLFDICENRIHAIFLFLSLLELSQQQYMSLLVGEGMNNFIVEWNESRAEDAEDSFVYPQSPEEGK, from the coding sequence TTGCAAACAGAATCATACCAGATAAAATTGCCGCAGTTTGAAGGTCCTTTCGACCTGCTGCTTTTTTTTATTGAAAGAGATGAACTGGATATTTATAATATCCCTATCACGAATATCATCAAAGATTTTCTTGCCTTTATTCATAAGAGTGAACAGCTGAACATAGAACTCAGCAGTGAGTTTATTTTGTTTATTTCAACACTTATGCGCATTAAGGCAAAAATGCTGCTGCCAAGAAAAGAAATTGATGACCAGGGAAATGAAATTGACCCACGCCAGGAACTGGTAGATAAAATTCTTGAATACAAACGGTTCAAAGAAGCAAGCCTGCAAATGGCTGAAATGGAAGGGTTGCGAATGCTGATGCTGAAGCGTGGAAATATTGCCAGCGAACTTTCTTCGATTGGTGAAGAAACAGGTGAAGGAACCGAGATACAAACCATCACCATGTTCAAGCTGATGAAAACGTTTGAACGTGTAATGAAAAAACACCACGAACGTTTCAATAAACCGGTACATACAGTAGTTCAGTATAACTATACAATGGAAGGAAGCCGTGAGTATATGTTCAATATGGTGAAACAGGAAAAAATCATGCCTTTTGAAAAATTATTTGATATCTGTGAAAACAGAATTCATGCAATTTTTCTTTTCCTTTCATTGCTTGAACTTTCGCAGCAGCAATACATGAGCTTACTGGTAGGTGAGGGAATGAATAATTTTATTGTTGAGTGGAATGAAAGCAGAGCAGAAGATGCCGAAGATTCGTTTGTTTATCCGCAGAGTCCTGAAGAAGGTAAATAA
- a CDS encoding serine hydrolase, with amino-acid sequence MYFPPLTGTTWEAQPVSSLGWNQAAIQPLKDFLAQKNSKSFMILVNGRIVLEEYFDGHTATATWQWNSAGKTLVTATTGIAQQENLLNIDTRVSQYLGNGWTSEPLAKELLITPKHLLTMTSGINDSSELVITPNLTYMADAGTRWSYHNVFQKLMDVVAAASGQTYDNYFAAKLKNKIGMDGFWNNGIIFKVYHSNTRSMARFGLLAFNKGKWGTEQIVNESFFQLSINPSQNINPSYGYLWWLNGKSSFMVPGSQTVYNGSLVPNAPADMYAAMGAEDQRIYVIPSKKMVIIRMGNASDPANPNFAVSGFDTALWEKINAVIQ; translated from the coding sequence ATGTATTTTCCACCCCTTACCGGTACTACCTGGGAAGCCCAGCCTGTTTCAAGTTTAGGTTGGAACCAGGCGGCTATACAGCCACTGAAAGATTTCCTGGCTCAGAAAAATTCTAAATCGTTTATGATCCTCGTAAACGGGCGCATTGTGCTCGAGGAATATTTTGATGGTCATACTGCCACAGCAACCTGGCAATGGAACAGTGCCGGAAAAACTTTGGTGACAGCCACTACAGGCATTGCACAACAGGAAAATTTGCTCAATATCGATACAAGGGTGTCTCAATATTTGGGGAATGGGTGGACAAGTGAACCGCTGGCAAAGGAACTCCTGATTACACCGAAGCATTTACTCACCATGACATCGGGCATTAATGATTCCAGCGAACTGGTGATCACACCGAACCTTACTTATATGGCTGATGCCGGAACAAGATGGTCGTACCACAACGTGTTTCAAAAATTAATGGATGTGGTGGCAGCAGCAAGCGGACAAACCTACGATAACTACTTTGCGGCCAAACTAAAAAACAAAATCGGCATGGACGGCTTCTGGAACAACGGGATTATTTTTAAAGTGTATCACAGCAATACACGCAGCATGGCCCGCTTTGGGTTGCTTGCCTTTAACAAAGGCAAGTGGGGAACGGAACAAATTGTAAACGAATCCTTCTTTCAACTGAGCATCAATCCTTCGCAAAATATCAATCCTTCCTATGGGTATCTATGGTGGCTCAATGGGAAAAGCAGCTTTATGGTGCCGGGTTCACAAACCGTTTACAACGGCTCATTGGTACCAAATGCTCCGGCCGATATGTATGCAGCAATGGGTGCCGAGGATCAACGGATTTATGTGATTCCTTCCAAAAAAATGGTAATCATCCGAATGGGTAATGCATCCGATCCTGCCAATCCGAATTTTGCAGTGTCGGGGTTTGACACTGCACTGTGGGAAAAAATAAACGCCGTGATCCAGTAA
- a CDS encoding 1-deoxy-D-xylulose-5-phosphate synthase has protein sequence MEIKPGLLLSKIDSPADLKKLPMDQLPQLCDELRQFIIDVVSVHGGHFGASLGVVELSAALHYVYDTPYDQLVWDVGHQAYGHKILTGRRDNFHTNRKYKGLSGFPKRSESEYDTFGVGHSSTSISAALGMAMAAKMKGENRKSIAVIGDGAMTAGLAFEAMNHAGVADSDVLIILNDNCMSIDPNVGALKEYLTDITTSPTYNRIKDDVWKALGKLPVGTTFTRDMAGKLEQSIKGFVNKSSNLFESLQLRYFGPIDGHNITKLVDTLRDLKNIPGPKLLHIVTVKGKGYELAEKDQTKWHAPGLFDKVTGEIHKKKFDTPQPPKYQDVFGLTMIELAEKNEKIVGVTPAMPSGSSLKFMMDKMPHRAFDVGICEQHAVTLSAGMATQGMKVFCNIYSSFMQRAYDMVVHDVATQKLPVVFCLDRAGLVGEDGPTHHGCYDIAYMRCIPNMIVAAPMNEAELRNMMYTAQLDSHQLPITIRYPRGEGVMPEWRNEMKEMEIGKGRKLKDGEGIAILSFGHPGNFAASAIRELKNDGINPAHYDMRFAKPLDEAMLHEVFSKFAKIVTIEDGTVKGGFGSAVLEFIAEHNYKAEVKIMGIPDTLVEHGTPKQLYEEIGIDANGIAKTVRE, from the coding sequence ATGGAAATAAAACCTGGTCTGCTGCTCAGTAAAATCGATTCTCCGGCTGATTTGAAGAAACTTCCGATGGATCAGTTACCTCAATTATGTGATGAACTGCGGCAGTTTATTATTGATGTAGTGAGCGTTCATGGCGGTCATTTTGGCGCCAGTTTGGGTGTGGTTGAGCTTTCAGCCGCATTGCATTATGTGTACGATACTCCTTACGATCAGCTGGTATGGGATGTGGGTCACCAGGCCTACGGACATAAAATCCTTACCGGTCGCAGAGATAACTTTCATACCAACCGTAAATACAAAGGGCTCAGTGGTTTTCCAAAACGCAGCGAAAGTGAATATGATACATTTGGCGTAGGTCATTCTTCTACTTCTATTTCAGCTGCACTGGGCATGGCAATGGCCGCTAAAATGAAAGGTGAAAACAGAAAATCCATTGCAGTGATTGGCGATGGGGCTATGACGGCCGGGCTTGCTTTTGAAGCCATGAACCACGCAGGTGTGGCCGACAGTGATGTGCTGATTATCTTAAATGACAACTGCATGAGCATTGACCCCAATGTTGGTGCATTGAAAGAATACCTCACAGATATTACCACTTCGCCTACTTATAACCGTATTAAAGATGATGTGTGGAAGGCTTTAGGCAAACTCCCCGTTGGCACAACGTTTACCCGTGATATGGCGGGCAAGCTGGAACAAAGTATTAAAGGTTTTGTAAATAAAAGCAGTAACCTGTTTGAGTCTTTACAGCTTCGTTATTTCGGACCGATTGACGGACACAATATTACCAAGCTGGTGGATACATTAAGAGATCTGAAAAATATTCCCGGTCCAAAGCTGCTGCATATTGTTACAGTAAAAGGAAAGGGATATGAACTGGCAGAAAAAGATCAAACCAAATGGCATGCGCCTGGTTTATTTGATAAAGTAACCGGTGAAATTCACAAGAAAAAATTTGACACTCCGCAGCCACCAAAATATCAGGATGTATTTGGATTGACCATGATTGAGCTGGCAGAAAAAAATGAAAAGATAGTTGGTGTAACTCCTGCCATGCCAAGCGGCTCTTCTTTAAAATTCATGATGGACAAAATGCCGCACCGTGCTTTTGATGTGGGTATTTGTGAGCAGCATGCCGTTACTCTCAGCGCCGGTATGGCAACACAGGGCATGAAAGTGTTCTGCAATATTTATTCTTCTTTCATGCAGAGAGCTTACGATATGGTGGTGCATGATGTAGCCACACAAAAACTTCCTGTAGTTTTCTGTTTAGACAGAGCCGGGCTTGTTGGCGAAGATGGCCCAACGCATCACGGCTGTTATGATATTGCGTATATGCGCTGCATTCCCAATATGATTGTAGCTGCACCCATGAATGAAGCAGAGCTGAGGAATATGATGTACACAGCACAACTTGATTCACATCAATTACCCATTACTATTCGATACCCAAGAGGTGAAGGAGTAATGCCGGAGTGGAGAAATGAAATGAAGGAAATGGAAATAGGCAAAGGCCGTAAGTTGAAAGATGGCGAAGGCATTGCCATTTTATCCTTTGGTCATCCGGGAAATTTTGCAGCAAGTGCAATCCGTGAACTGAAGAATGATGGCATCAATCCTGCACATTACGATATGCGTTTTGCAAAACCGTTGGACGAAGCAATGCTGCATGAAGTATTCAGCAAGTTTGCAAAAATTGTAACCATTGAAGATGGAACAGTAAAAGGCGGCTTCGGCAGTGCTGTATTAGAATTTATTGCTGAACACAATTACAAAGCTGAAGTAAAAATCATGGGCATTCCAGATACACTGGTTGAACATGGCACACCCAAACAATTGTATGAAGAAATTGGTATTGACGCTAACGGTATTGCAAAAACGGTGAGAGAGTGA
- a CDS encoding histidine kinase — MNKISAYWWCQITGWGGNALMNFFFAWTFNRDITSSFIIRSIIIVVLGLIITHFMRWALLKMNVLQKTFDRQIFFFFGITIGFSFLYSLTSLSLFNVFGLFTAEQKVYSFSRLLVGSTLNAFVTLLVWNLIYFIYHYVERVRKQQLDALQMQSVVKELELKTIKAHINPHFIFNSLNGIRALVDENPTRARTAITELSNILRSSMQAEKQETVPFEKELGIVKDYLALEQMRFEERLRVNFDIDEDTLDQPVPPMMLQTLVENAIKHGISKNIAGGVIKISSKFVGDHHVLVIRNTGHLNGNFNLDGFGISSTQSRLKLMFGDAADFSLADVNGNEVEAKVKMPVEV, encoded by the coding sequence TTGAATAAGATATCGGCTTACTGGTGGTGCCAGATCACCGGATGGGGGGGCAATGCACTGATGAATTTTTTCTTTGCCTGGACCTTTAACCGTGATATTACCTCTTCGTTTATTATCCGTTCTATCATTATTGTTGTACTGGGATTGATCATTACACACTTCATGCGCTGGGCACTACTGAAGATGAACGTGCTGCAAAAAACCTTCGACAGACAAATCTTTTTCTTTTTTGGCATTACTATCGGCTTTTCATTCCTGTATTCATTAACATCCCTGTCGTTGTTTAATGTGTTTGGACTATTTACTGCCGAACAGAAAGTGTACAGCTTTTCACGCCTGCTGGTCGGTTCTACCCTGAATGCATTTGTAACCTTACTGGTTTGGAACCTGATCTATTTTATTTATCATTATGTGGAGCGTGTACGTAAACAGCAACTGGATGCACTACAGATGCAGAGTGTGGTAAAAGAACTGGAACTGAAAACAATTAAAGCGCATATCAATCCTCATTTTATTTTTAATTCACTGAATGGCATCCGTGCATTGGTTGATGAAAACCCAACCCGTGCAAGAACAGCTATTACCGAATTAAGTAATATTCTGCGCAGCAGTATGCAGGCAGAGAAACAGGAAACCGTTCCGTTTGAAAAAGAACTCGGCATTGTAAAAGATTATCTTGCTCTGGAACAGATGCGTTTTGAAGAAAGACTGAGAGTAAATTTTGATATTGATGAAGATACACTCGATCAGCCGGTACCGCCCATGATGCTGCAAACCCTGGTGGAGAATGCAATTAAACATGGCATCAGTAAAAATATTGCAGGTGGTGTAATTAAAATCAGTTCAAAGTTTGTGGGTGATCATCATGTGCTGGTGATCAGGAATACGGGACATTTAAACGGTAATTTTAACCTGGATGGTTTTGGAATTTCCAGCACGCAAAGCAGGTTGAAACTGATGTTTGGCGATGCAGCAGATTTTTCTCTTGCAGATGTAAATGGCAATGAAGTGGAAGCCAAAGTAAAGATGCCGGTGGAAGTGTAG
- a CDS encoding response regulator has protein sequence MNKRAIIIDDERLARNELKKLLTEFPEIEVIDEASNVDEGLQKIAALNPDLIFLDIQMPGKTGFDLLSELDRTPEVIFTTAYDEYALRAFEVNALDYLLKPIEPKRLADALHKLEEDERETVDGEPVSTNRSMLSENDQVFVKDGERCWFVKLSDIRLFESVGNYAKVFFGPNKPLILKSLNALEERLDEKIFFRANRKHIVNLRMIEKVEPYFNGGLLLEIHGGDKIEVSRRQAVKFKEMMSL, from the coding sequence ATGAACAAAAGAGCAATCATCATTGATGATGAACGATTGGCAAGAAATGAACTGAAAAAGTTACTCACTGAGTTCCCTGAAATAGAAGTGATTGATGAAGCATCGAATGTAGATGAAGGGTTACAGAAAATTGCAGCACTGAATCCTGACCTGATTTTCCTGGATATACAAATGCCGGGTAAAACAGGATTTGATTTACTGAGTGAACTGGATCGTACGCCTGAAGTGATTTTTACAACAGCTTATGATGAATATGCATTACGTGCATTTGAAGTGAACGCACTGGACTATTTACTCAAGCCAATTGAACCCAAGCGTTTGGCTGATGCATTGCATAAACTGGAAGAAGATGAACGGGAAACTGTTGATGGTGAACCTGTTTCTACCAACCGCAGTATGCTCAGTGAAAACGACCAGGTATTTGTAAAAGATGGTGAACGCTGCTGGTTTGTGAAGCTGAGTGATATCCGTTTGTTTGAAAGCGTAGGCAATTATGCGAAAGTATTTTTCGGGCCTAACAAGCCACTCATTTTAAAATCACTGAATGCACTGGAAGAACGACTGGATGAAAAAATCTTTTTCCGTGCCAACCGTAAACATATTGTGAATCTGCGTATGATTGAAAAAGTAGAACCATATTTCAACGGTGGATTGCTGCTTGAAATTCATGGTGGTGATAAGATTGAAGTAAGCAGAAGGCAGGCAGTGAAGTTTAAGGAGATGATGAGTTTGTAA
- a CDS encoding M20/M25/M40 family metallo-hydrolase — protein sequence MKKIFVTGLLISITSFLLAQKKLNRIINAKEVERIERVLAADDMRGRRIFSPEIDKAADFIAAEFKAAGLQTCPPDWNKQAGNNRSSFRQEFSIVSAKPVSTSCKIDGQEIDAKNVVVITTQPEISVNEKSGFEKVTISAGKNIFSEAQKFVRSGKNYFVLVDTSFSKNFSRLASFKRGMFKSENSVVFVLTVVNPSAFTVEAKHEITEQKLANVVGILPGKSKKNEYVIFSGHYDHLGTGKPVNGDSIYNGANDDAAGTTAVIMLAKYFAKIKNNERTIVFAAFTAEESGGYGAQYFSRQFDPANVAAMFNIEMIGTESKWGKNSAYITGYEKTDMGTILQKNLTGTAFTFYPDPYPTQNLFYRSDNATLARLGVPAHTISTSKMDSEPNYHKVSDQVETLDMENMAMIIKSIAISAKTIIKGEDSPTRVKVEDLR from the coding sequence ATGAAGAAAATTTTTGTTACGGGGTTATTGATTTCAATAACCTCTTTTTTATTGGCGCAAAAAAAACTGAACCGCATCATCAATGCCAAAGAAGTTGAACGGATTGAAAGAGTACTGGCAGCAGATGATATGCGGGGCAGAAGAATCTTCAGTCCGGAAATTGACAAAGCTGCGGATTTTATAGCTGCTGAATTTAAAGCTGCAGGGTTACAGACATGCCCGCCCGACTGGAATAAGCAGGCGGGGAACAACAGGAGCAGTTTCAGGCAGGAGTTTTCAATTGTATCAGCAAAACCTGTCAGTACATCCTGCAAAATTGATGGACAGGAAATTGATGCAAAAAATGTTGTTGTCATTACAACTCAACCGGAAATTTCAGTGAATGAAAAATCAGGATTTGAAAAAGTAACGATCAGTGCAGGAAAGAATATTTTTTCTGAAGCACAGAAGTTTGTGCGTTCAGGTAAAAATTATTTCGTTTTGGTTGATACCAGTTTTTCAAAAAACTTCAGCAGGCTTGCTTCCTTCAAAAGAGGAATGTTTAAATCGGAGAATAGTGTTGTGTTTGTATTAACAGTAGTTAATCCATCTGCATTTACAGTAGAAGCAAAGCATGAAATAACCGAACAGAAACTGGCAAACGTGGTAGGCATATTACCAGGGAAAAGTAAAAAAAATGAGTACGTTATCTTTTCCGGTCACTATGATCATTTAGGAACTGGCAAACCTGTAAACGGAGATTCAATTTACAACGGTGCTAATGATGATGCAGCAGGAACAACTGCTGTAATTATGCTGGCGAAATATTTCGCAAAAATTAAAAACAATGAACGCACTATTGTGTTTGCTGCATTTACAGCAGAAGAATCGGGTGGGTATGGAGCACAATATTTTTCCAGGCAGTTTGATCCGGCGAATGTAGCAGCGATGTTCAATATTGAAATGATTGGTACAGAAAGTAAGTGGGGTAAAAATTCTGCTTACATCACCGGGTATGAAAAAACAGATATGGGAACAATCCTGCAAAAAAACCTTACCGGAACTGCATTTACATTTTATCCCGATCCTTATCCCACACAAAATTTATTTTACCGGTCAGATAACGCAACACTTGCAAGATTGGGTGTGCCAGCTCATACGATCTCCACATCCAAGATGGACAGTGAACCCAATTATCATAAAGTATCTGATCAGGTTGAAACCTTGGACATGGAGAATATGGCTATGATCATTAAATCAATTGCCATTAGTGCAAAAACTATCATTAAGGGAGAAGATTCACCAACAAGGGTGAAGGTGGAAGACCTGCGTTAG